Proteins encoded within one genomic window of Phototrophicus methaneseepsis:
- the mreC gene encoding rod shape-determining protein MreC — translation MRRRWRSNPIFILFISLIACALLIGLSASGLSRPFEGIAAAPLNFLTGIFNRVTLTINNALGESSDVRAMRERIYELEEQLAIIQADNIQLREISNDYERLSDLLSYTSAAQNQEFVTAEVLGLDPQASVRSIIINQGTRSGLEVGMPVVTQLGLVGRIIDVSANAANVQLVTDSNSAISGRLENSRAEGSVVGRGLINGTLEMEHIQVDTEITEGELVVTSGLGGNLPADLVIGQVTSYRDFEFELSQTAQLRSLIDFNTLEFVLVITNFEPADISVFEEETDVAP, via the coding sequence ATGCGTCGTCGCTGGCGTTCCAATCCAATCTTCATACTTTTCATCAGCTTGATTGCCTGCGCTTTGCTCATTGGTCTGAGCGCATCAGGTCTATCACGCCCATTCGAAGGCATTGCCGCAGCGCCTTTGAATTTCCTCACGGGTATCTTCAACCGTGTGACGCTGACGATCAACAATGCCCTTGGAGAAAGCTCCGATGTGCGCGCAATGCGCGAACGCATTTATGAGCTTGAAGAACAACTTGCCATCATCCAGGCGGATAATATCCAACTGCGCGAAATCTCAAATGACTATGAGCGACTCTCGGACTTGCTCTCATATACGTCCGCTGCGCAGAATCAGGAATTCGTCACCGCAGAAGTACTGGGGCTAGATCCACAAGCCAGTGTGCGCAGTATCATCATCAATCAAGGCACACGCAGCGGCCTCGAAGTCGGTATGCCTGTCGTCACTCAGTTGGGGCTAGTAGGCCGCATCATTGATGTGAGCGCCAACGCGGCCAACGTCCAGCTCGTCACGGATTCTAACAGCGCTATCAGTGGTCGGCTTGAAAATTCCCGCGCGGAAGGCAGCGTCGTTGGGCGCGGCCTCATCAATGGCACACTGGAGATGGAACATATCCAGGTTGATACAGAAATTACAGAAGGTGAACTCGTCGTCACATCTGGCCTGGGCGGTAATCTGCCAGCAGATCTCGTCATCGGCCAGGTAACGAGTTACCGTGACTTTGAATTTGAGCTTTCCCAAACAGCCCAGTTGCGCAGCTTGATCGACTTCAATACGTTAGAATTCGTGCTGGTTATCACCAACTTCGAACCAGCAGATATATCCGTCTTCGAAGAAGAAACGGATGTGGCACCTTAG
- the mreD gene encoding rod shape-determining protein MreD: MGYYLSLPILIIAAALQSSVMPQLRIAGGAPDLVLLLVLLWAIHAPLNEAIFWAFLGGLSQDLLSVMPLGSSVIGMLIMIFFIKRLSLQLYRVNIVLVAGYVLLGTIVQTIITQIILFLMGLGLSIGDAFQYVLMPTLFYQLVFLVPVYLVIRGIQRAIYPRPGSRL, from the coding sequence ATGGGTTATTATCTGAGTCTGCCGATTCTGATCATTGCGGCGGCGTTGCAATCCAGCGTGATGCCTCAACTACGCATCGCAGGTGGCGCGCCAGATCTGGTGCTCCTGTTAGTCCTCCTGTGGGCGATCCATGCTCCCTTGAACGAAGCCATCTTCTGGGCTTTCTTAGGAGGGCTTTCGCAGGATTTGCTCTCTGTGATGCCGTTAGGGTCTTCTGTGATAGGCATGCTGATTATGATCTTCTTCATCAAGCGGCTGAGTCTCCAGCTATATCGTGTGAACATCGTACTTGTGGCAGGTTATGTGCTGCTGGGGACGATTGTGCAGACGATCATCACGCAGATTATCCTGTTTTTGATGGGGCTAGGGCTTTCTATAGGAGATGCATTCCAGTATGTGCTGATGCCGACTCTGTTTTATCAGTTGGTATTTCTGGTACCTGTTTATCTTGTGATACGGGGTATTCAACGCGCCATCTATCCT